The window GCAGAATCATTCCATACTTATGTTATCTTACATTAGATCTCAATACTACTTACATCATTTCCAATGATGTGTGAAATGATGAATTTTTACATAATCATGAAACATAATCCATgtaaattgtttacaaatacaGTGTACTTGCCTCCAAAGCACAGGTCTCTTAAATTGATAAGGGTTAGCATTGTAAGAACTTTCTAGTTCTAGGTTCTAAATGTTGTACTTGTTTCGAAAGTAACCTAAAATTTCTTAATgatataagtacttaaataaatatatatattttcaagcTGGTATATACATAATGTACTGTTAagcacaataataaaaaataagaaaatactctCAGAACCAGTCAATTATAAGATAATGGATACTAACTAAAGATTTAACTCTATAGATAAACTAAGAATTTAGAAAATCAATATCCTTATTGTAATTTCATTGACCTTTATACAATGCCTTGTTTGCAGAGCCCGCTATCCATACTTTGAGATAGTACCCACAGAGCGAGGAACTCCAGTTTTTGTACATGATGAGAAGACAAAATTCTCACCGGAGGAGTTGGTTGCACAGCTTTTAGCTAAGGCTAAAGATTTTGCTGAAATAAGCCATGGTAAGTTCGCTTTTATAGGACAATTGTTATTTAGTTAGTTATCATTTAATAGATTCTTCATATTACTTTTACTTTCCGTGCAACTTTTTTACACAAAACCATTCTGtagcaatacaaataaaattatataaataattacaaatatcaaCCATCTCAGGACAACCAATTACCGAGTGTGTTATCACTGTGCCCGGATACTTCAACCAAGCTGAGCGTCGTGCGATGAAGGACGCCGCCGCTCTCGCCGGTTTGAATGTCTTGCAACTCATCAATGACTACACTGGAATCGCCATCAACTATGGCATATTTAGGAGGAAGGTAAGCAGTAACGAGAACACTGTATCTTATCAGATGGTATTTTCCTGGTCACTTAAATATACAAGGTTCTATGTGTTTTCTATAGTTAAGTACATTTCAAGAAGTATCAATAATCAATTATTCAAGTTTAAGCTTAAATAATTGATCTGTTATATACTAACAAACTGTATGGAAAATCCAcactaaaaatactaaattcttAAGCCGGCTTAAGATGAATAAATCTACTACAACCAGTCAaaaacatttagatttttttttaataagtttgaaTCAATTTAAGGTAATATGTGCATAAGTTACGAGTCCACAGATAGCAAAgttaatttttacttaatacCATTTTCCAACAAAATTTGGTTACAGAAAAGTCAATATTAAAAGATACCATATGCTTTCGCTATCTTTTTTGTGTGGtttataaaattgtacaatattattttaatataaatatcttgTAGGGCAGTTAGGGGTTTGCTAGGAAAGCGTAAAAAATGGCCTTTACTTAAGaaacctttaaaattttcagtatttttctattatgttGTGCACAAAAAACCTTTCTGTTGAATCACATAAAAAACCGCATAGGAATCTATTgcatagttttaaagatttaaatataaacaggaTTATATTTTCACGAACAGCCAAATTTTTGCAATACAACCTTAAGGGctatcatcattcccctgcccttatcccaattattttatttggggtcggcacaacatgtcatcttcttccataccttcctatcggccgtcatctcacaagaaacacactttacagtctttcacacaatccatccatcgtttctttggtcgtcctcttcccctatatccatccacatccatgcttaacgccttccttaccacatgattttcattcctccgcataacatgcccataccatgacagtcggttaccacgtagtttctctgtaaccggtgccactttcaaactttaagagctaataaaaaatatattgtccTATTGTACTACAAACGCAAAagattgtgtttatttttattttacggaaacggtactgaacggatttaggcgAACCTTAATACACAGATGTttttaaccaggattaacacaggatagttttaatGCCGATTTCATTttcccgtgggataatttttTACTCGGAACGGACAGCTAGTGTTGAATATCAATGGCAAAATCGAAAccgttattataaatatatatttcgaaATGTCCTAAATAGTTCTGGCTAAATAAGCACACTATCAGGACGATGTCTGCCTCTAGCAATTTACCTACCTAGTTCCATATTCACTATCTCCTTTCTATGAGGGGCCTACCCATACTCTTGACCAGTTAATACGCTTTACACTtagacattaataaataaatatcaaatggCCAGGTAAGAAAAAATGCTGGTCTTTGAAAAATAGGCCTGTATGGGGACAGACAGCAGGAGAAACTTTGTTTACATAGTATATGTAAACGAAGTGTTATATTATATGTGTTTGTGTATAGTGTATAGTATCTACTAATTAGTGTCATAAAGGATGTGGACcagaatactttatttatacttttatttctttgtaaagtGTATTTTGTTATCCATGCATGTACTCTTATTCTGAAGTTAACTATTGCTATATTTTACCCTAGGAAATCAACGAGACGGCATGGCACGCCTTGTTCTTCGACATGGGCGCTGCATCCACAAAGGCCGCACTTGTCGAGTACAAGACTGTTAAGATAAAGGACAAGGGCTACGTTGAGACTGTGCCGCAACTGCAAGTGCTGGGCGTTGGCTTTGATAGGTAAGTTAGATGTGCAAATCTACTTACCACATGGAAAGTTTGAATGGGATTTTGAGAACAATTTATTCCAAATTTACCTTAAGATGGTTTTTTAATAGTGTGAAGTCTTAACTTTGTATATTCTGTAACTTTTGGAGGTTATTTAGTAAGCTGCGTAATATTACTAAATACCAGTATGCCAAGTTCTCCATGGTCAAGTTCAAATGagtattatgcaaaaaaaagcTTGTATGCATAAAAATCGACTCTTTACATCTTTGATTCACAGATACAGTTTCCTTTCATCAGATACAATGACTATTTGattataatcttatttttctttctagGACTTTGGGTGGTCACGAAATGACACTGCGCCTTCGCGAGCACCTGATCAAGGCATGGGAAGCGAACGGTGGCGGTGACGTCAGAGCTTCACCCCGTGCTATGGCTAAGCTACTGTTAGAGGCTGAGAGACTGAAGATTATATTGTCTGCAAACACTGAGTTCTACGCTCAGATTGAGAGCTTACTTGATGATAAGGACTTTAAACTACTggtatgtattttgtttgtatttatccatattgattgttatttattggaTTTTAAGGGTACCTTACCTATAAGGAAAATCCCTTAGTCCTGAAATTCTTTTGAAATCCTCAGCGTGCATGTCCGACTCGCAGTTGCCCAGACTTTGGTTAGGTAGTGGTGAACCTGTTATGAGTACGTTGTGTGTTGCAGGTGACCCGCGCCGAGTTCGAGGCGCTGTGCGCGGACCTGTGGCCGCGCGTGTCGGGCGTGGTGCAGCGCGCCatcgcggcggcgggcggcgcgggctcGGGCGCGCGCCTCGTGCTGGCGGGCGGCGCCTCGCGCGTGCccgccgcgctggccgcgctcACCCACGCCGTGGGCCACGACCCCGCCAGGTCCATCAACGCGGACGAGGCCGCCACCATGGGCGCCGTCTACAGGTGGGGACCGAGTATTGATGCAACGGCGACACGACCTGCTAGGAACACGAACTTGTTGGTCCAACAAACATCCAGAAATAGTTAGAAAACACTTTATGTTCTCTAAGTTTGGATATAACGTGACAAAAATCCCGAAGGAAAGTCTTCACTTAAAAATGATGCACTCAGTACCGTCTTTGTCTTCAATCCATAACCAAAGCTTCCTCTATGTCCAATGTCAAGCAATGACGCCACTACTTTACTTGTGAAAACTTGTCTTTACAATCAGCACAGTCAAATCACaacattctcaaaaaaaaaaccctaaaaccagaaataaataaaaattggcgTTCCATTCCAATTTTTCATCAGTAGAGAAACACTGCTAATAAAATGCTAGAAAGTGTACAGATTATTTTaggaagttattttaaaattatcacaccTTTTCTGTTCGCAGGGCGGCATCTCTGGCAACAGGCTACAAGGTGGCACCCCTAAACGTACGCGACGCTGTTCTCTTACCTATCCAAGTCACTTTTACACGAAACATTGACGGCAACGAGAAGCTGGTAAGTTTTACAAGTACTTAAGATTTCTATTAAACATGTTAAGTATGATATACTCTTTCAGCATATGGTTGACTTAAAACTTCAAAACCTAAGGCTCAATTTTCAATTGCAATCTATCCTAttcttatttatatctatagaaGTATGTCAGGTAGATATTACTACCATTacgagaaaaataattttaccctttaattttttagttcaatttatttatcctaATCTTTACCTACCTATAGTAAATCgaattttcatttctttcagGATCCTACGGTATcactttttttctataatttatatttatttaagacagTGTTGAAATCGCTTTTGAGAGCTTGCTAAAATGGTTTTTGACTTATCTTGTTTATTTCGGTGTTTTTCGGGGTCCCTTTTGTAACTAAACTTCAACAACTAACATATGGTAAGCGTTTGAGGAGGGGCAACCTTGTAATGGTCGATATAATTGTTTCAGATCAAGAGGACATTGTTCGGCCCCATGAATCCCTACCCACAGAAGAAGGTAATCACTTTCAATAAACACACCGACGACTTCGGCTTCCACGTCAACTATGCTGAGCTAGACCACATTCCTTCCAATGAAATCGCGTTCATCGGATCCGTGAACCTTAGCCAAGTTCTGTTGAACGGAGTTGGTGCAGCCTTAGCTAAGCACACTGGCGAAAACATTGAACACAAGGGAATCAAGGCGCACTTTAACATGGACGACTCTGGTCTTCTAAACTTGGTTAATGTGGAATTTGTTGCTGAGAAAACTGTAACAGATGAGGATGATGACAAAGACAGCACCTTGTCTAAGATCGGAAGCACGATAAGCAAACTCTTTGGATCAGATGCTGAAACTCCAGAAAAGGTAGAAGAAAAACCTGAAGAACAACCCCAAGATGGTGAAgctaaaaatgaaacaaagaagATAAATGAGACGGAAACAGATAAGCAGAATGCTACTGAACCCGAGGTCAAACCCAAGCCAAAGATAGTCGTTCTTAAAGAGCCTGTCAAGTCTGAGGAACAACACATAAACTTGCAACCTCTTTCACCAGAACAGTTCAAAACTTCCAAAGCGAAGATAGCAGAGCTGAACTTGGTTGATAAAAAACGAGTTGAGCGAGAAACTGCGCTTAACAACTTGGAGGCTTACGTCGTAGATGTACAAATGAAGTTGGATATGGATGAGTATGCCGAATGCGGAACTCAAGAACAGATCGATGAGATAAAGAAACTTTGCACTGAGACATCCGAATGGTTATACGAAGATGGTTATGAGGCGGCCACAGACTTGTTTGAGGCTAAGTTAGCTGCCATCAAGGATAAAACTAACCCAATATTCTACAATTTTTGGGAACATAGGGAGAGGCCCGATGCCATCGCCGCACTCCGCAACTTGTTAAATAACTCAAGCGAATTCCTTAAAGTGGCAAGAAACCTTACAAAGGACTTCAATCCTGACAAGGAAGTGTTCACTGATGTCGAAGTAAACGTATTAGAGAAAAAGATTGATGAGACCGGGTCTTGGCTCAAGACATCTATCAAGGAGCAAAACGCTTTGAAAAAGAACGAAGAAGTCAAACTAACAGTGGAAAGCATTAGAGAGAAGTTGTCAAGCTTAGACCGTGAAGTGAAGTATATGTTGAACAAGATGAAAATATGGCGACCAAAGAAGCCGGTTAAGAAGGAAGCTGAAAACAAAACTGAAGAGCCTATTCTTGAGCCAGAAACGGTTGATGAGGAGGAGAAAGCTGAAGATACGCAGGAGGAGAAGCCGGCCACAGAAAAAGCTGAGGAAACCGAGACCACTGAACCACCGCTGCAGCTTTCCGATGGCGAAGACGAACATTCCGAGTTATAATAACCgtgtcaagtaatttaatgtattagattaatttattttttatttaaatgacttgTTTGTGTggcttgtttgttttaatatgtgGATCAGTAAGTTTgattatatcaatttaattgtatattttcgcATTTAGTTCTTCCAtccaatttgtatttatttggggtacttttaaagtacttttatgTTGTGGGTTGTCAAGCTGTAGTGATCTCAAATTaagagaatttaataataaccagTGTTGTGCAGAAAGCGGCGacctactttaatttatttatttgggtaTAATTAAGAGACGGGGTGTTAAcggattaaaaaataactcgaTTCTTCATATGCTAACTAGAATGAAACATAACCTAAGTAGTAATAGAATTAATCATTATGAATGGTAGCCTTTCAATATGTACTAGATCCGTaaacttatataataattaataatatagtaaatgAAACTCTTCGTTACCGAAAACGAACAAGCCACCGATATGAACTTGCTATATAATCTCAAATCAAACTGTGGCCGCCTTCATTATTCCATACTCacagaatttttaatatttcttattgtattcgtttttttaaatattatattcattttttttttacaaaagagcGGCTTCTCTCTAAGTTTAGCAGTGGCCCCAGTAGTAGCGGACGCGAGAgtgtaatgtatttataatcGTACCTAAACTTTATGTGATATATTAAAGGCTATAAGTTTGTGTGAGGATTATACTGTTTTTCTACTACAGACACAGTGTAAGCACAAATTGTACCGGAGCAGATTAATCTGTTATCCTTGaatgaatttgttattttctaaGTGATTTGTGTGTTAACGTACGAATTTATTCATCTTATTAGTTTGATCCACTGATATACGTGAGATTTCCGATGTTAGCCTTCCTAGTTATATATTAACTGTGTAGAATAAATGTATGGTGGTGCggactaataattataaaaaaaacttgatcaTAATATGCGACATCACAACACCCGAATGCTTGAAAGTAGTTAATTTTCTGAAACCTATGTGTCAAATAAAGGGACCTAAGTagttatttacaatacaaacagAGGCTAGGAATTACTCTCTTTTCTCATGACTTATTCATGATTATGTAGGATGCGTCCGTACCGTCGCGAGTGCCTGCGATACACAGAGCAGTAAACTAATGGAGATATGGAAAGGTCTATAATGAATGAATTTGAAAACATCTGTCggaaaactaataaaagagcaatttttattacgaaaaatcAATCGCTGTTCGTAAGTTTGGCTGTACGCGGTCATTGTTCAACAATATCTATAAAGTAACGCACATTAAAgttattcctttgcagtaaacGATGAACACTCCATTATTTTACTAGTCTGTATTACGAACCAATTTGATGTGTCCGTAGAAGTGAAACAGTGTGCGGACTCAGGTCTTACACTTGTATTGTTTTAAGTGAGATTCGTTAAATACCCAGTCgcaaatggaaataaattatacatgaatgaacatattgttgttttattcatcACTCCCTATTATATTTGCACACTTAAACTGAATAACTAATTAGATGCAATTAGGGAAACTAGCACTGAACTAACTATGAAATAACAGACTAGAATATTTAGATGTAGTGAGCGATTTTCTGGTAGGTTCAGTCGggaactactgaaccgattttcatcattattttattatagaaaatccATGTCCCATGCATGGGAACTTCAACTACTGCATCTCGTAAGAAGGCCCTGGCTGTACGTACTACCtgtaaaagtaaatatgtatagGCTACATTTTCGATCAGTAGTAATTTACAAATCATCCAACATATCACAGTATGTCGAACTAAATCGTCCGTAGTGAGGTTTGCTAAAAGGTTTTTGAGTGAACATGCGAAGTCACTTCTTTTAAAAATGAGATTGACCACTTAAGACTATTACGCTATTATAGTGTCAGTCCCAGCTTGGTACGGGgtacgggtaaacgaaattttgcaacttcaataatattgaatagtaCAGGATACATTACAATTGAGGAGCTcctgaaaacaattgaaactcaacaataaacaaataatggtaaagtttattttatttctacaataaCCCACGTATAAAGATAGTTTGTATTTGCCGAGGGAAACTAGTAGCAACACAATTTCACGGTTTGCTCTCACAGAAGGCTTTCTTT of the Trichoplusia ni isolate ovarian cell line Hi5 unplaced genomic scaffold, tn1 tig00003723, whole genome shotgun sequence genome contains:
- the LOC113508064 gene encoding hypoxia up-regulated protein 1; protein product: MILNIKMFAVLSVILLPLFLSQQTEAAAVISIDLGSEWMKIGIVSPGVPMEIVLNKESKRKTPAVVAFRDDVRTFGEDAVNVGVRFPKNSYKYLLDLLGKPYDHPMVQAYRARYPYFEIVPTERGTPVFVHDEKTKFSPEELVAQLLAKAKDFAEISHGQPITECVITVPGYFNQAERRAMKDAAALAGLNVLQLINDYTGIAINYGIFRRKEINETAWHALFFDMGAASTKAALVEYKTVKIKDKGYVETVPQLQVLGVGFDRTLGGHEMTLRLREHLIKAWEANGGGDVRASPRAMAKLLLEAERLKIILSANTEFYAQIESLLDDKDFKLLVTRAEFEALCADLWPRVSGVVQRAIAAAGGAGSGARLVLAGGASRVPAALAALTHAVGHDPARSINADEAATMGAVYRAASLATGYKVAPLNVRDAVLLPIQVTFTRNIDGNEKLIKRTLFGPMNPYPQKKVITFNKHTDDFGFHVNYAELDHIPSNEIAFIGSVNLSQVLLNGVGAALAKHTGENIEHKGIKAHFNMDDSGLLNLVNVEFVAEKTVTDEDDDKDSTLSKIGSTISKLFGSDAETPEKVEEKPEEQPQDGEAKNETKKINETETDKQNATEPEVKPKPKIVVLKEPVKSEEQHINLQPLSPEQFKTSKAKIAELNLVDKKRVERETALNNLEAYVVDVQMKLDMDEYAECGTQEQIDEIKKLCTETSEWLYEDGYEAATDLFEAKLAAIKDKTNPIFYNFWEHRERPDAIAALRNLLNNSSEFLKVARNLTKDFNPDKEVFTDVEVNVLEKKIDETGSWLKTSIKEQNALKKNEEVKLTVESIREKLSSLDREVKYMLNKMKIWRPKKPVKKEAENKTEEPILEPETVDEEEKAEDTQEEKPATEKAEETETTEPPLQLSDGEDEHSEL